One genomic segment of Cellulophaga sp. HaHaR_3_176 includes these proteins:
- a CDS encoding aminotransferase class I/II-fold pyridoxal phosphate-dependent enzyme yields the protein MDYKAANNLQDLQYFGEFGGVNPSISDSSTYTFISAKTMFDTFEGNTEGCYLYSRHSTPSNLYLGEALAALEDTESANVYASGMGAITSVILQLCDANDHIVSSRTIYGGTYAFMKNFLKKFNIKTSFVDTTSIETVEKAITKNTKMIYCEAVSNPLLEVADIKALSELAKKYNLPLVVDNTFSPLSITPTKLGADIVIHSLTKFINGTSDCVAGVVCGTIDFCSSLKDVNSGAAMLLGSTLDSLRASSILKNMRTLHIRMKKHSDNAHFLAKKMENDGLKVSYPGLNSHSGNKIMAKQINVEYGYGGLLTLNVDTLENANALMELMQTKNIGYLAVSLGFYKTLFSAPGTSTSSEIPVDEQKKMGLSEGLIRFSIGLDNDIERTYSIMRECMVSLKILKS from the coding sequence ATGGACTACAAGGCAGCAAATAACTTACAGGATTTACAATATTTTGGAGAATTTGGAGGAGTCAACCCTTCTATTTCTGATTCTTCCACCTATACCTTTATATCTGCAAAAACAATGTTTGATACTTTTGAAGGTAACACAGAAGGTTGTTATTTATATAGTAGACACTCTACACCTTCTAATTTATATTTAGGGGAGGCATTAGCCGCGTTAGAAGATACTGAATCAGCAAATGTTTATGCTAGTGGTATGGGAGCTATAACTTCTGTTATTTTGCAATTATGTGATGCAAATGATCATATTGTGAGTAGCCGAACTATTTATGGTGGTACTTATGCTTTTATGAAAAACTTTTTAAAGAAATTTAATATTAAAACTTCTTTTGTTGATACTACAAGTATTGAAACTGTTGAAAAAGCAATTACGAAAAACACAAAAATGATTTATTGTGAAGCTGTCAGCAATCCTCTTTTAGAAGTTGCAGATATAAAAGCACTTTCTGAACTTGCAAAAAAATACAATCTTCCTTTAGTTGTCGATAACACTTTTTCACCTCTTTCAATAACTCCCACAAAACTAGGTGCTGATATTGTAATTCACAGTCTTACAAAATTTATAAATGGCACTAGCGATTGTGTTGCCGGTGTTGTATGTGGTACCATTGATTTTTGCTCAAGCTTAAAAGATGTAAACAGTGGAGCAGCAATGCTTTTAGGGAGTACATTAGATAGTTTAAGAGCTTCCTCTATTTTAAAAAATATGCGTACACTTCATATCAGAATGAAAAAACATAGTGATAATGCTCATTTTTTAGCTAAAAAAATGGAAAATGACGGCCTAAAAGTTTCATATCCAGGTTTAAACTCTCATTCTGGGAATAAAATAATGGCTAAGCAAATAAATGTTGAATACGGTTACGGAGGTCTATTAACGTTAAATGTTGACACTTTAGAAAATGCAAATGCTTTAATGGAGTTAATGCAAACTAAAAATATTGGCTATTTAGCAGTAAGCTTGGGCTTTTATAAAACACTTTTTAGTGCACCAGGCACTTCTACATCTTCTGAAATACCTGTAGATGAACAAAAAAAAATGGGACTATCAGAAGGTTTAATTCGTTTTTCAATAGGTTTAGATAATGATATTGAAAGAACCTATTCTATCATGAGAGAATGCATGGTATCTTTAAAAATTTTAAAATCATAA
- a CDS encoding Lrp/AsnC family transcriptional regulator, which produces MNFDEVDIKLLSLLQEDCKKTTKEYANKLNLSVTAVYERIKRLEKTEVIDKYVALINKKQANKSFTALCHVKLVQHTKDYVSRFEKEVVQLKEVVECYHISGDYDYILKIHVSDMEEYREFMVSKLTAISHIGSTQSSFVITEVKHTTSIPI; this is translated from the coding sequence ATGAATTTTGACGAAGTTGATATTAAGTTATTGAGTTTATTACAAGAAGATTGTAAAAAGACAACTAAAGAGTATGCCAATAAATTAAATTTATCAGTTACAGCGGTTTATGAGCGAATTAAGCGTTTAGAAAAAACAGAAGTTATTGATAAATATGTTGCTTTGATTAATAAGAAACAAGCAAATAAATCATTTACTGCTTTGTGTCATGTAAAATTGGTGCAGCACACAAAAGATTATGTTTCACGTTTTGAGAAGGAAGTGGTACAATTAAAGGAAGTAGTGGAATGTTACCATATAAGTGGTGATTATGATTACATTTTGAAAATACACGTAAGTGATATGGAAGAGTATAGAGAGTTTATGGTGTCTAAATTAACGGCAATTAGCCACATTGGTAGCACACAGAGTTCTTTTGTGATTACAGAAGTTAAGCATACCACATCTATACCTATTTAA
- the lpdA gene encoding dihydrolipoyl dehydrogenase — translation MSLYDVVVIGSGPGGYVAAIRCAQLGMKTAIIEKYSTLGGTCLNVGCIPSKALLDSSHHYEDAVKHFEEHGIEIPGEIKVNLEKMISRKANVVDMTTKGINFLMDKNKIDVFEGVGSFKDATHIDIKKNDGKTETIEAKNTIIATGSKPSTLPFIKLDKERVITSTEALKLKEIPKHMIVIGGGVIGLELGQVYKRLGAEVTVVEFMDRIIPGMDGALSKELMKVMKKQKIKFQLSHKVKSVERNGDEVIVKADNKKGEEVTFTGDYCLVAVGRHAYTDGLNLEAAGVKMEERGRIAVNDHLQTNVSNIYAIGDVIKGAMLAHKAEEEGTLVAEILDGQKPHIDYNLIPGVVYTWPEVAAVGKTEEQLKEAGIEYKSGSFPMRALGRSRASGDTDGFVKILADKNTDEVLGVHMIGARVADLIAEGVTAMEFRASAEDISRMSHAHPTYAEAIKEAALAATADRALHA, via the coding sequence ATGAGTTTATACGATGTAGTCGTTATCGGTTCAGGACCCGGAGGATATGTAGCAGCAATTCGTTGTGCGCAGTTAGGAATGAAAACTGCAATTATAGAAAAGTACTCAACTTTAGGAGGTACTTGTTTAAATGTTGGTTGTATACCATCAAAAGCATTATTAGATTCGTCTCACCATTACGAAGATGCAGTGAAGCATTTTGAAGAGCATGGAATTGAAATTCCTGGTGAAATTAAGGTGAATTTAGAAAAAATGATTTCTCGTAAAGCAAATGTGGTTGATATGACTACAAAGGGAATCAATTTTTTAATGGATAAAAATAAGATTGATGTTTTTGAAGGTGTTGGTAGTTTTAAAGATGCTACACACATAGATATCAAAAAAAATGATGGTAAAACAGAAACTATTGAAGCTAAAAATACAATTATAGCTACAGGTTCTAAGCCGTCAACCTTACCATTTATTAAATTAGATAAAGAAAGAGTAATTACATCTACAGAGGCTTTAAAGCTAAAAGAAATACCAAAACATATGATTGTTATTGGTGGTGGTGTAATTGGTTTAGAGTTAGGTCAAGTATATAAAAGATTAGGAGCAGAAGTTACTGTCGTTGAATTTATGGATCGTATTATTCCAGGTATGGATGGTGCGCTTTCTAAAGAATTGATGAAAGTAATGAAAAAGCAAAAAATAAAATTTCAGCTTTCTCATAAAGTAAAATCTGTTGAGCGTAATGGCGATGAAGTAATTGTAAAAGCGGATAATAAAAAAGGTGAAGAAGTTACTTTTACTGGTGATTATTGTTTGGTAGCAGTTGGACGTCACGCTTATACTGATGGCTTAAATTTAGAAGCTGCAGGTGTAAAAATGGAAGAAAGAGGAAGAATAGCAGTAAATGATCATTTACAAACAAATGTTTCAAATATTTACGCTATTGGTGATGTTATTAAAGGTGCTATGTTAGCCCATAAAGCTGAAGAAGAAGGTACTTTAGTAGCTGAAATACTTGATGGTCAAAAACCACATATTGATTACAACTTGATACCTGGTGTAGTTTATACATGGCCAGAAGTTGCAGCTGTTGGTAAAACTGAAGAGCAATTGAAAGAAGCTGGTATTGAATATAAATCAGGATCTTTTCCAATGCGTGCCTTAGGTAGATCAAGAGCAAGTGGAGACACTGATGGATTTGTTAAAATATTAGCAGATAAAAATACAGATGAAGTTTTAGGTGTACATATGATTGGAGCTCGTGTTGCAGATTTAATTGCAGAAGGAGTAACAGCAATGGAATTTAGGGCTTCAGCAGAAGATATTTCTCGTATGAGTCATGCGCACCCTACATATGCAGAAGCTATAAAAGAAGCAGCATTAGCTGCAACAGCAGATAGAGCGTTACACGCATAA
- a CDS encoding CDGSH iron-sulfur domain-containing protein, with amino-acid sequence MSDKKFSPIAVELEKDKNYSWCTCNHSTNQPFCDGSHKAQNATPPMRFSSDEAKTAHLCTCKLTSNPPYCDGSHKN; translated from the coding sequence ATGAGTGATAAAAAATTCTCTCCAATTGCGGTTGAACTTGAGAAAGATAAAAATTATAGCTGGTGTACTTGTAACCACAGTACAAACCAACCTTTTTGTGATGGATCACATAAAGCACAGAATGCAACACCACCAATGCGCTTTTCTTCTGATGAAGCTAAAACAGCACATTTATGTACTTGCAAACTAACTAGCAACCCGCCTTATTGCGACGGTAGCCACAAAAATTAA
- a CDS encoding heparan-alpha-glucosaminide N-acetyltransferase domain-containing protein has product MISKSNRLYFIDAMRAWAILMMLQGHFIDGLLNPAFRDHSNLFYSIWEYFRGITAPVFFTVSGFIFTFLLIKGDKTGFDNPRVSKGIKRGVQLILIGYLLRLNIWGLLIGQIYDSFYFVDVLHCIGFSLLGIIFLYVLTTNFKKLFPVILISITLLLFIFEPNYKQLTHAYLPESLANYFTKANGSVFTIFPWFGYATCGAFLSIIFNKFKNYKYLYPIAITTAIIIGLGLLLKSSDLFLNLARTTNVQVFADLFFNNYLFIRLGDVFLVFAVFMLLRNFFSNPTLLKIGQSTLSIYIVHYILLYGSFIGVGFYYFLNHTLSPSIVIPGAIVFIITSTSLALIYENKKVVIKSNINSIIEEFKEGSEPWLVFTFKLTKQYLSKAKHSALKLFRLVKD; this is encoded by the coding sequence ATGATAAGCAAAAGCAACAGATTATACTTTATTGACGCAATGCGTGCGTGGGCTATCTTGATGATGCTACAAGGGCATTTTATAGATGGGCTATTAAACCCTGCTTTTAGAGATCATTCTAATCTATTCTATTCTATTTGGGAATATTTTAGAGGTATTACTGCTCCTGTTTTTTTTACTGTATCTGGCTTTATATTTACTTTTTTACTTATTAAGGGCGATAAAACTGGTTTTGACAACCCTAGAGTTTCCAAAGGCATTAAAAGAGGGGTGCAACTTATTCTTATCGGCTATCTATTGCGATTAAATATATGGGGCCTTTTAATTGGGCAAATTTATGATTCCTTTTATTTTGTAGATGTATTACACTGTATCGGATTTTCGTTACTAGGTATTATTTTTTTATATGTATTAACTACAAATTTCAAGAAGCTATTTCCTGTAATACTTATATCAATTACATTATTGTTATTTATTTTTGAACCTAACTATAAGCAGTTAACACATGCATATTTACCTGAATCATTAGCCAATTATTTTACAAAAGCAAATGGCTCTGTATTTACTATATTTCCTTGGTTTGGTTACGCCACTTGTGGAGCTTTTTTATCTATAATTTTTAACAAATTTAAAAACTATAAATACCTTTACCCTATAGCTATTACAACAGCAATAATTATTGGATTAGGCTTACTTTTAAAATCTTCTGATTTATTTTTAAATTTAGCTAGAACAACCAATGTTCAAGTGTTTGCTGACTTATTTTTTAACAACTACCTATTTATTAGATTAGGAGATGTTTTTTTAGTTTTTGCTGTATTTATGTTACTTAGAAACTTTTTCAGCAACCCTACTCTATTAAAAATAGGACAAAGCACATTGTCTATCTATATAGTTCATTACATACTTTTATACGGTAGCTTTATTGGTGTTGGTTTTTATTATTTTTTAAATCACACCTTATCACCATCAATTGTGATACCAGGCGCAATAGTGTTTATAATTACATCTACCTCTTTAGCATTAATTTACGAAAATAAAAAAGTAGTTATAAAATCTAACATTAATTCAATCATCGAAGAATTTAAAGAAGGCTCTGAGCCTTGGTTAGTTTTTACTTTTAAATTAACTAAACAATACCTATCTAAGGCTAAACATAGTGCCTTAAAGTTATTTAGATTAGTTAAGGATTAG
- a CDS encoding NADPH-dependent FMN reductase gives MATILAFAGSNSSTSINYKLVNHTIDLVKEHDCKLINLANYPFPMYSHDEEKDKGFINSLIELKDYFIDADAIILSVNEHNGGPSAYFKNVLDWISRVDIKFLADKKIFLMATSPGKRGAIGALESIEKLLPRFGGEVVSTFSLPSFDANFSEANGISDAVLAKQHQNELSDFLSKL, from the coding sequence ATGGCAACAATATTAGCATTTGCGGGAAGTAATTCTTCAACTTCTATCAATTACAAATTAGTAAATCATACTATCGACTTAGTAAAAGAACATGATTGTAAGCTGATTAATTTGGCAAATTACCCTTTTCCAATGTATAGTCATGATGAAGAAAAAGATAAAGGTTTTATAAACTCTTTAATAGAGCTTAAAGATTATTTTATAGATGCTGATGCTATTATACTATCTGTAAACGAACATAATGGTGGACCTTCAGCTTATTTTAAAAATGTTTTAGATTGGATTTCTAGGGTTGATATAAAATTCTTAGCAGATAAGAAAATTTTCTTAATGGCTACGTCACCAGGTAAAAGAGGTGCTATAGGGGCTTTAGAAAGTATCGAAAAATTATTGCCAAGATTTGGGGGAGAAGTGGTTTCTACATTCTCATTACCTTCTTTTGATGCTAATTTTAGTGAAGCGAATGGTATTAGCGATGCAGTATTAGCCAAACAACATCAAAATGAATTAAGCGATTTTTTATCTAAATTATAA
- a CDS encoding anthranilate synthase component I family protein: MRKKVSFPIEGGDYKKALLRWAQQFYEVAWLDSNEHSSKYSTYEAILAVDALTAIKTDTSNAFDDLKVYQSETKDWIFGYLTYDLKNNVERLSSKNFDGIEFPDLYFFQPKKIIRILENTIEFDYLLMVDDELESDYKEIFEYAFDARKKEVKTNKKNVAIKMRIFKDEYFKQVTKMLDYIHKGAVYESNFCQEFYIENQEIKPLEVYNRLNSISTPPFASFFKLDDKYLLCASPERYIKKEGVKVISQPIKGTAKRSKKLEEDEQLKYNLEHDQKERAENIMIVDLVRNDLSKSATKGSVEVEELCKIYSFDQVHQMISTVVAEVKKDKNPVDIIRDTFPMGSMTGAPKVSAMTIIEELEAFKRGLYSGSVGYFSPEGDFDFNVVIRSILYNASKKYVSFSVGSAITSKSTPEFEYQECLLKAKAMREVLE; encoded by the coding sequence TTGCGAAAAAAAGTTTCTTTTCCTATTGAAGGAGGTGATTATAAAAAAGCACTTTTACGATGGGCTCAACAATTTTACGAAGTAGCTTGGTTAGACAGTAACGAGCATTCATCAAAATATAGCACATATGAAGCTATTTTAGCTGTAGATGCTTTAACGGCTATTAAAACAGATACTAGTAATGCATTTGATGACCTTAAGGTGTACCAGTCGGAAACTAAAGATTGGATTTTTGGATATTTAACTTACGATTTAAAAAATAATGTAGAGAGGCTTTCTTCTAAAAATTTTGATGGAATTGAGTTTCCTGATTTGTATTTTTTTCAGCCTAAAAAAATTATACGAATATTAGAAAATACCATAGAGTTTGACTATTTATTAATGGTTGATGATGAGCTAGAAAGTGATTATAAAGAGATTTTTGAATACGCATTCGATGCTCGGAAAAAAGAAGTAAAAACTAATAAAAAAAATGTAGCTATTAAAATGCGAATCTTTAAAGATGAGTATTTTAAACAGGTAACTAAAATGTTAGATTATATTCATAAAGGTGCTGTGTATGAATCTAACTTTTGTCAAGAGTTTTATATTGAAAATCAAGAAATTAAACCTTTAGAGGTGTATAATAGGTTAAACTCTATTTCAACGCCTCCTTTTGCTTCTTTTTTTAAATTAGATGATAAATATTTACTGTGTGCATCACCAGAAAGGTATATAAAAAAAGAAGGTGTTAAGGTGATTTCTCAACCTATAAAAGGCACTGCAAAAAGATCAAAAAAGCTTGAAGAAGATGAGCAATTAAAATACAATTTAGAGCACGATCAGAAAGAGCGTGCAGAGAATATTATGATTGTAGATTTAGTTAGGAATGATCTTTCTAAAAGTGCAACAAAAGGATCTGTTGAAGTAGAAGAGCTATGTAAGATATATAGTTTTGATCAAGTACATCAAATGATTTCTACAGTAGTTGCTGAAGTTAAAAAAGATAAAAATCCTGTTGATATTATTAGAGACACGTTTCCTATGGGAAGTATGACTGGAGCACCCAAAGTATCAGCAATGACCATTATTGAGGAGCTAGAGGCTTTTAAAAGAGGTTTGTACAGTGGCTCAGTTGGTTATTTTTCACCAGAAGGAGATTTTGATTTTAACGTAGTTATAAGAAGTATTTTATACAACGCCTCTAAAAAATACGTTTCATTTTCAGTAGGTAGTGCTATTACTTCAAAATCAACACCAGAATTTGAATACCAAGAGTGCTTATTGAAAGCAAAAGCAATGCGTGAAGTGCTTGAATAG
- the tilS gene encoding tRNA lysidine(34) synthetase TilS encodes MLEEFKKHIDINFNNLKENHFLLACSGGVDSVVLVYLCRALNLNFSIAHCNFQLREKESDIDEDFVRKLAKKQNVGIHVTKFKTVDYMNLNKVTLQVGARELRYDWFNKIMAKYDIPTLVTAHHSDDNLETFIINLSRGTGVEGLTSIPEKTGFISRPLLYFSQDQILAYAKENAIEWREDKSNQETKYLRNKIRHKIVPLLKELHPTFLRNFSNTQSYLGETAQVLEQEIKKAKAFHFIKEGAITKINIESLNNLNPKQTYIYHFFKEYGFVDVQAVIDLMAAMTGKELLSSTHRLLKDRNYLLLQELSVEGSEVYFIQEGEKEIEIPVQLKIELISNVVTVDLNTIYTDVSSLKFPLIVRKWKFGDYFHPFGMKGVKKLSKFYKDEKYSRIAKEEQWLLCSEDNIVWVIGKRFDNRFRVTNQTKNILKFTVK; translated from the coding sequence GTGTTAGAAGAATTTAAAAAACATATCGATATTAATTTCAATAATCTAAAAGAGAATCATTTTCTTTTAGCTTGTAGCGGTGGGGTAGATAGTGTTGTTTTGGTGTATTTATGTAGAGCTTTAAATTTGAATTTTTCTATAGCTCATTGTAATTTTCAATTACGCGAAAAGGAAAGCGATATTGATGAAGATTTTGTTAGAAAATTAGCTAAAAAACAAAATGTAGGAATCCATGTAACTAAATTTAAAACAGTTGATTACATGAATTTAAATAAAGTAACACTGCAAGTAGGAGCTCGTGAATTGCGATATGATTGGTTCAATAAAATCATGGCAAAATATGATATTCCAACTCTTGTAACAGCGCATCATTCTGATGATAATCTAGAGACGTTTATTATAAATCTCTCACGTGGTACAGGTGTAGAAGGGTTAACAAGTATTCCTGAAAAAACAGGTTTCATTTCAAGACCATTATTATATTTTTCTCAAGACCAAATTTTAGCTTACGCTAAAGAAAATGCTATTGAGTGGCGGGAAGATAAATCAAATCAAGAAACAAAATATCTACGAAATAAAATACGTCATAAAATTGTTCCGTTATTAAAAGAATTACATCCTACGTTTTTGAGAAATTTTTCAAATACACAGTCTTATTTAGGCGAAACAGCACAGGTTTTAGAACAGGAAATAAAAAAAGCAAAAGCATTTCATTTCATTAAAGAAGGTGCTATTACAAAAATTAATATTGAAAGCTTAAATAATTTAAACCCGAAACAAACCTATATCTACCATTTTTTTAAAGAATATGGTTTTGTTGATGTGCAAGCGGTTATCGATTTAATGGCTGCAATGACAGGGAAGGAGCTATTGTCTAGCACGCACCGTTTGTTAAAAGATAGAAATTATTTATTATTACAAGAGCTTTCTGTTGAAGGTTCTGAAGTCTATTTTATTCAAGAAGGAGAAAAAGAAATTGAAATACCAGTTCAATTAAAAATTGAATTAATATCGAATGTAGTTACAGTAGATTTAAATACAATTTATACAGATGTTTCCAGCTTAAAATTTCCTTTAATTGTAAGAAAATGGAAATTTGGCGACTATTTTCATCCATTTGGAATGAAAGGAGTTAAAAAACTAAGTAAGTTCTATAAAGACGAAAAGTATAGCAGAATAGCCAAAGAAGAACAATGGTTATTATGTTCAGAAGATAATATTGTTTGGGTTATTGGTAAACGTTTTGATAACAGATTTAGAGTAACAAACCAGACAAAAAACATATTAAAATTTACAGTAAAATAA
- a CDS encoding thioredoxin family protein, translating to MNKAIVLIFTLVLSFIGFSQTEEEPVLWTQELHQISDTEFDLIIKADILKDWHVYSQFTAEGGSQPSEFIFEKVGEEIELLGKTKESETVTEFSEIFEVDETYFKNHLTFTQKIKILDANVNLVKVLLYYQVCKDVCIPGEQEFIFALDGGPVNLEEKTIDERSAILSEALILDLKNKDLLTDGLEDTVDGGSSLWMIFGLGFLGGLIALLTPCVFPMIPLTVSFFTKQSGTKSKGVTNALLYGFFIVLIYFLLSLPFHLFDSVDSQILNTIATNVWLNVIFFIVFVFFAFSFFGYYELTLPSSWANKMDSASSSAGGVIGIFFMAVTLAIVSFSCTGPILGGLLGSTALADGDVATNLSTGMLGFGVALALPFALFALFPAWLNSLPKSGGWMTTVKVVLGFLELALALKFLSNADLVGNWGFLKRELFIGVWVVLFLLLTLYLMGIIRFPHDGPKQKLAPVRKILALISAGFVIYLVLGLVKVVNLKLLSGFPPPEFYSLVEQENDCPLGVTCFKDFEDGVTYAKEVNKPILLDFTGWACVNCRKMEENVWSEPDIYPILKDDYILISLYIDDRKELPELEQFDFKYETGRVKTIETVGQKWGTFQTLNFNAASQPYYVLLSPELEVLNSSIQYTDAETYKAWLLKGLKNFKK from the coding sequence ATGAATAAGGCAATCGTATTAATATTCACACTCGTATTGAGTTTTATTGGTTTTTCACAAACCGAAGAAGAGCCCGTTCTTTGGACTCAAGAGTTGCATCAAATATCAGATACTGAGTTTGATTTAATTATAAAGGCTGATATTTTAAAAGATTGGCATGTGTACTCTCAGTTTACAGCAGAAGGTGGCTCACAACCTAGTGAGTTTATTTTTGAAAAAGTTGGCGAAGAAATTGAGCTATTAGGTAAAACTAAAGAAAGCGAAACAGTAACAGAGTTTAGTGAAATTTTTGAAGTTGATGAAACATATTTTAAAAACCACTTAACTTTTACTCAAAAAATTAAAATATTAGATGCTAACGTGAACCTTGTTAAGGTTCTTTTGTATTACCAAGTATGTAAAGATGTTTGCATACCAGGTGAACAAGAGTTTATTTTTGCACTAGATGGTGGTCCTGTAAATTTAGAAGAAAAGACAATTGATGAACGTAGTGCTATTTTAAGCGAGGCACTGATACTAGATTTAAAAAACAAGGACTTGTTAACCGATGGTTTAGAAGATACTGTAGATGGAGGTTCTAGTCTTTGGATGATTTTTGGATTAGGTTTTTTAGGAGGACTTATAGCTTTGCTTACTCCTTGTGTTTTTCCAATGATACCTTTAACCGTTTCGTTTTTCACAAAACAGTCAGGTACTAAAAGTAAGGGGGTTACGAATGCTCTTCTATATGGTTTCTTTATAGTTTTAATTTACTTTTTATTGAGTTTACCATTCCATTTATTCGATTCTGTAGACTCTCAAATACTAAATACAATAGCTACTAATGTTTGGTTAAATGTTATTTTCTTTATCGTATTTGTCTTTTTTGCATTTTCATTTTTTGGCTATTATGAATTAACCTTACCTAGTTCTTGGGCTAATAAAATGGATAGCGCTTCTTCAAGTGCGGGTGGTGTAATTGGTATATTTTTTATGGCAGTAACCTTAGCTATCGTTTCATTTTCATGTACAGGTCCAATATTAGGTGGTCTTTTAGGGAGCACAGCCTTAGCAGATGGCGATGTGGCAACTAACTTATCGACAGGGATGCTTGGTTTTGGAGTGGCTTTAGCTTTACCATTTGCTCTTTTTGCATTATTCCCAGCATGGTTAAATTCTTTGCCAAAATCTGGTGGATGGATGACAACAGTTAAAGTGGTATTAGGTTTCTTAGAACTTGCGCTAGCATTAAAATTCTTATCAAATGCTGATTTAGTTGGTAATTGGGGTTTCTTAAAACGTGAGTTGTTTATTGGTGTTTGGGTGGTTTTATTCTTATTGCTGACACTATATTTAATGGGAATTATTCGTTTTCCACATGATGGCCCTAAACAAAAATTAGCTCCTGTTAGAAAAATATTAGCTTTAATAAGCGCTGGTTTTGTTATATATCTTGTTTTAGGATTAGTTAAAGTGGTTAATTTAAAATTACTTAGTGGTTTTCCACCTCCTGAGTTTTACAGTTTAGTAGAGCAAGAAAATGATTGTCCGTTAGGGGTAACTTGCTTTAAAGATTTTGAAGATGGCGTTACTTATGCTAAAGAGGTAAATAAACCTATTTTATTAGATTTTACTGGTTGGGCGTGTGTTAACTGCCGAAAAATGGAAGAGAATGTTTGGAGTGAGCCAGATATTTATCCAATATTAAAAGATGATTACATATTAATTTCTCTTTATATTGATGACAGAAAAGAACTACCAGAATTAGAACAATTCGACTTTAAATATGAAACTGGCCGTGTAAAAACAATTGAAACAGTAGGGCAGAAATGGGGAACTTTTCAGACTTTAAATTTTAATGCAGCCTCTCAGCCTTATTATGTTTTATTGTCACCAGAATTAGAAGTTTTAAATTCTTCAATACAATATACAGATGCAGAGACTTACAAAGCATGGCTACTGAAAGGCTTGAAGAATTTTAAAAAGTAA
- a CDS encoding DUF1801 domain-containing protein has translation MENFMLLKNPKVDTIFNAYPEHIKPKIEALRKLILEVANELESVQKIEETLKWGEPSYIAKKGSTIRIDWKEKTPEQYAMYFKCTSKLVTTFKEVYGSTFKYEGNRAIVFNLEDVVPNKELKRCIKAALLYHTIKQLPTLGI, from the coding sequence ATGGAAAATTTTATGTTGCTTAAAAATCCAAAAGTAGATACTATTTTCAATGCATACCCTGAACATATAAAACCTAAAATTGAAGCTCTTAGAAAACTTATTTTAGAAGTAGCTAACGAGCTTGAAAGTGTGCAAAAAATAGAAGAAACCTTAAAATGGGGCGAACCTAGCTATATCGCTAAAAAAGGGAGTACAATTCGTATAGATTGGAAAGAGAAAACTCCAGAGCAATACGCGATGTATTTTAAATGCACTAGTAAATTGGTAACTACTTTTAAAGAGGTTTATGGTAGTACATTTAAGTATGAAGGCAATAGAGCAATAGTTTTTAATCTGGAAGATGTTGTTCCGAATAAAGAATTAAAACGTTGTATAAAAGCTGCATTACTATATCATACCATAAAACAATTACCAACTTTAGGCATCTAA